One window from the genome of Plasmodium relictum strain SGS1 genome assembly, chromosome: 12 encodes:
- the LipA gene encoding lipoyl synthase, putative encodes MYFCMICVYIYIFFLVFLKIKCDKIKNFRSAKQLSYYYIQNGNEKKTYIKDFLKKENKFNYKNSVNYMKCYVYNVKSIHNECINEHMDNTKSNKSCSEYTTLDGTKNEKKNYTYNKNAVSNDKLLIPKVGNKMPEKKPDWFHVPAPAGAKYSKLKKDLKKLKLHTVCEEAQCPNIGECWNIGTATIMLLGDTCTRGCKFCSIKTSPKPLPPDINEPFNTAKAICEWDINYVVLTSVDRDDLPDGGADHFAKTVELIKFSRSDILIECLVSDFQGNVDSIKRLSLSGLDVYAHNIETVKRLQKYVRDKRANYEQSLFVLKKAKEINPKLYTKTSVMLGLGETKEEVLEAMKHARENDIDVITFGQYLRPTKNHLNVVEYISPQLFDYYKEEGLKMGFKYIASGPLVRSSYKAGEYFMKNLIEKRKNDLQGNNLKLQKTN; translated from the coding sequence aTGTATTTTTGCATGATATGTGTTTacatatatatcttttttttagtttttctaaaaataaaatgtgacaagataaaaaattttaggaGTGCAAAACAGCTCTCCTATTATTATATCCAAAatggaaatgaaaaaaaaacatatataaaggactttttaaagaaagaaaataaattcaattataaaaatagtgtaaattatatgaaatgTTATGTATATAATGTAAAAAGTATACATAACGAATGTATAAATGAGCATATGGACAATACCAAAAGTAATAAGAGCTGTTCAGAATATACAACATTAGATGGCactaaaaatgaaaaaaaaaattacacatataataaaaatgcgGTTAGTaatgataaattattaataccAAAAGTGGGAAATAAAATGCCTGAGAAAAAACCTGATTGGTTTCATGTCCCTGCTCCAGCAGGTGCGAAATATAGtaagttaaaaaaagatttaaaaaaattaaaacttcATACTGTTTGTGAAGAAGCACAGTGCCCTAATATTGGAGAATGTTGGAATATTGGTACTGCAACAATAATGTTGTTAGGTGATACATGTACAAGAGGATGTAAATTTTGCTCAATAAAAACATCACCAAAACCATTACCACCGGATATCAATGAACCATTTAATACAGCTAAAGCTATATGTGAATGGGATATAAATTATGTTGTTTTAACATCAGTTGATAGAGATGATTTACCTGATGGTGGAGCTGATCATTTTGCTAAAACTGTTGAATTAATTAAGTTTTCAAGATCAGATATCTTAATTGAATGCCTAGTTTCTGATTTTCAAGGCAATGTAGATTCTATTAAAAGATTATCGTTAAGTGGATTGGATGTGTATGCACACAATATTGAGACAGTTAAAAGACTACAAAAATATGTAAGAGATAAAAGAGCGAATTACGAACAAtctttatttgttttaaaaaaagctAAAGAAATTAATCCAAAATTGTATACAAAAACTAGTGTTATGTTAGGTTTAGGAGAAACAAAAGAAGAAGTTTTAGAAGCTATGAAACATGCAAGAGAAAACGATATTGATGTTATAACATTTGGTCAATATTTAAGACCAACTAAAAATCATTTGAATGTTGTTGAATACATATCTCCGCAATTATTTGATTATTATAAGGAAGAAGGATTAAAAATGGGTTTCAAATATATAGCTAGTGGTCCATTAGTTAGATCATCATATAAGGCAGGAGagtattttatgaaaaatcttattgaaaaaagaaaaaatgatcTTCAaggaaataatttaaaactacaaaaaacaaattaa